DNA from Asticcacaulis excentricus:
GTAAAGCCGCGCTGGGCTATGCCACGATGGATAAACTCACGCGATGTGGTCTCTGTGGGTGCCTTGCCCGGCTCCTTAAACGCCTGAAGCGTCAGTTGCGATCCTTGCAGGCTGAGGCGCAGCGTATCGGGGGTGAAGCCGGCCACCGCCACGGTCAGGCGCAGGTGATGGGCCGAAAGGGCTTCGACATTATAGGGCGGATAGTTGTCAGAGGCGCGGCTGACACGTTCGATCAGGCTGCGGGTCTCATCAAACCCCAGCAGGAACGGGCTGTCGAACACTATAAACCGGGACATCGCTTCCTCCGCGTTTCCGATATGCGTGCTTGTTCACGCCTCCGCAAGGTGCTGAGGCTAAAATGCGGGTGGAATGCGGCATCACTTCGGGATATGGCATCAGGTATGAAGTCTGACGAAACGCCTGAAACCTCAGTGATAGAGGTGCGCTGGAGCGCCACCCTGCTCAACACCTATACCATCGCCCTGATGCTGGTCGCGCCGTTCTGGGCGGCGCTGATGGTGACGGAGGGCAAGGGGATCGGTCTGGTCCTGCTGGGCCTTTTATTGTTTGGGATGATCAGCCTGAGCGTGCTGAACAAGCCCTTGTTCAGCTATGATTCTGAACGCCGCGAATTTACCGCGCCGGACGGCAAGGTTTTACGCCTCGATCAGATCGACAGCATCGAGATGGACGCCCACGACCTCTACTTCATCCCGAAATCGCACAGCCAAGACGGTTGGCACCTGTCGCAACGCTGCTGGGTGCTGGCTCCGCGACGCACGCTGAAGGCCCTGGCGGCCCAGCAGGGCTGGCCGCTGAAGGACATCGCCCACCCCATTTCGCGGTTTGGTTTCTGGCTGGTGCCCTGAGCTAAATCCGCGAAATTAGACGGTGCGTGCGGCCTGCCGGGCGTGCAGTCGGGACGCGATTGAGCTTGATCAGCCCTTCCGGCTCGCCCCACAGGTCGTAGGCATCGGCGCGGGTCACCTTGGCCTTGGCATAGTCCCCGGCGTTCAGGCCCGTAAAGCCTTTCAGGTAGATATGGCCGTCGATTTCCGGCGCATCGCCCTTGGTGCGGGCCACAACGACGCCGTCTGAGCGGATCTCGTCCACCAGCACATCGACCACCTGACCGACCTTGTTTTGCAGCTTTTGCGCCGAAATGCGCGAGGCGACGGCCATAAAGCGCGCCAGACGGTCCTGCTTCACCTCTTCCGGCACGTGGTCGGGCAGGTCGCGCGCAGCGGCCCCTTCGACGTTTTCATAGGCAAAGGCCCCGACGCGGTCGATCTGCGCCGCTTCCAGCCAGTCGAGCAGCAGGTTGAAATCGGCCTCGGTCTCACCGGGGAAGCCGACCACGAAGGTCGAACGCAGGGTCAGGTCGGGGCAGATCTCGCGCCAGCTCAGGATACGCTCCAGCGTCTTGTCCTGATTGCCAGGGCGGCGCATGGCCTTAAGCACTTTCGGGCTGGCGTGCTGGAATGGAATGTCCAGATAGGGCAGTATCTTGCCTTCGGCCATCAGCGGGATGACGCTGTTCACGTGCGGGTAGGGATAGACGTAGTGCATCCGCACCCAGATGCCCAACTCACCCAGTCCCCGCGACAGGTCCTCGAATGAGGCCTTGTAATAGTCGTTGCGCCAGCGGCCTTCGGCATAGCGGATATCGAGCCCGTAGGCCGAGGTGTCCTGCGACACGACCAGCAACTCCTTGACGCCATTGGCCGCCAGAACCTCGGCTTCGCGCAAGACTTCATCGACCGGACGCGAGGCCAGATCGCCGCGCAGAGAGGGGATGATACAGAAGGAACAGCGGTGGTCGCAACCTTCGGAAATCTTCAGATAGGCATAGTGTTTGGGCGTCAACCGCACGCCCGGATCATTCTCCGGCACCAGCGGGCGGAACGGGTCGGGCTTGGCCGGAACGATGCGACGCACGGCCTCCATCACCTCTTCGTACTGATGCGCGCCGGTGACGGCGGCAACATTGGGGAAGCGTTCGCGGATCAGATCGGCCTCGGCCCCCAGACAGCCGGTCACCACCACCTTGCCGTTTTCGGCCAAAGCCTCACCGATGGCGTTCAGGCTTTCGTCGCGCGCCGAATCGAGAAAGCCGCAGGTATTGACCACCACCACATCGGCCCCGGCATATTCGGCGGCCGTGGCATAGCCTTCGCCTTTCAGGCGCGTCAGAATGCGTTCGGAATCGACCAGCGCCTTGGGGCAGCCAAGCGAGACAAAACCGACCTTGGGGGCGTCAGAAGCAGCGGGGGCGTTACTCATGCAAAAAAACTTGAACTTGCTCTGTTATACGGATTAATGCGGCCTCATACACGCAAATGCCGCTAAACACAAAGACGCCCAAGGAAAAACCATGCTGATCTTTGCCGACACCGCCGACACCGCGCTTCTGGCCGAACTCAATGAGACGGGCCTGATCGATGGCGTGACCACCAACCCCACCCTGATCGCCAAGTCGGGCCGCAATATCCTTGAGGTCACCAAGGAAATCTGCGCCATGATCGACGGTCCGGTCTCGGCCGAGGTCGCGGCTACGGAATTCGCACAGATGGTGGCCGAGGGCGAAAAGCTGGCCAAGATCGCCGACAATGTGGTGATCAAGGTGCCGCTGACCGTCGATGGCCTGAAAGCCACGCGCGTCTTTTCCGATCAGGGCCTGATGACCAATGTCACCCTGTGCTTCTCGGTGACGCAGGCGCTTTTGGCCGCCAAGGCCGGAGCCACCTTCGTGTCGCCCTTCGTCGGGCGTCTGGACGACCGCGGCGAAGACGGGATGCAGTTGATCCGCGACATCCGCACCGTGTTCGACAACTATGAATTCGAAACGGCCATTCTGGCCGCGTCCCTGCGCAACACCACCCACGTCGCTCAGGCGGCCATTGCCGGGGCCGATTGCGCCACCCTGCCGCCTGCGGTCATCAAGGCCATGTTCCAGCACGACCTGACCGACAAGGGTCTGGAAACCTTCCTCGCCGACTGGGCCAGCACGGGTCAAAGCATCCTCTGATGACGGAACTGGTTTTCGTGGCCCAGGTCGCCGCCAGCTTCGGCGTGCGCGGCGAATTCAAGCTGATCAGCCATATGGATGATCCGCTGAGCGTTCTGGAATATAATCCCCTGTATAACCCGCGCGGCGAACCCGCGCTGGTTATTACGGCGGCGCGCGTCCATAAGGGCGCTCTGGTCGTCAAGGCCGAGGGCATCACCGACAAGGACAAGGCCGACGCGCTCAAAGGGCTGAAACTCTACGTCCGCCGCGAAGACCTGCCCGAAGTCGAGGATGAGGACGATTTTTATATCACCGACCTTATCGGTCTTGAGGTGCGTGGCACCGATGGATCGGTGATCGGACGGCTGAAAGGCGTCGAGGATTTCGGCGCGGGCGATCTGCTCGATATCCAGCCCAAAGGCGGTGCCAGCTATTTCCTGATGTTCACCCGTGACAACGTGCCGGAGGTGAATATCGGCGCAGGCTATGTGGTGATCTCACCGCCGGATGAGGTGGTGGTCAATGAGCCCTTGCCCAGAGACGAAGAATAGGTATCACGCCCTCCGCAATTGAAACGCTTCGACCGCGCCGAATCCGGCCAGGCCAGAGTGCGTCAGGTGTTCGGCATTGTCCGCTCCAATACCACCTAACCCCAGAACCGGTACCGGGCTGAGATCGCAAAACATCTGAATACCTTTGAGCCCCAGAGGCGCGACACCCTTGGCCGACGGACTCTGGCTGGCGAAAATCGGTGAGATAAAAAGACCATCAAGCGCCGTCACCTCCGCCAGATCGAGCGTTTCGCAGCCGTGACAGGCCCCGGTGATCAGCCAGTCTTTGTGCCTTTCACGCACATCCGGTGCCTTTGACAGCGCGCGTTCGGGCAGATGCACGCCATCGGCGGCGACCTCTTCGGCTAATGTCACATCCTGTCCGATCAGGAGCTTCACTCCATTATCATCGCACAGGGTGCGCAAGACGCGGGCATGGGCCGTGGCATGAGGGTCGCCGAAATGGCGATAGATTACGCCCGCCCCCGCCGGCAGGTGCGCGACAATCTCTTCTGGATACGGGGTGCGTTTGGGATCGGTGACGTAAAACAGAGCGGGCAGGTCGCGCCCGTTTGCGCTGGACATATGCGCGTGGCGGGCTATGTCTCTGGCCCGGTTCATCAGAAAGGCGTAGCGGGTTCGGTATGTCATCTTCACCTTCGGCGGAAAATTACGCGCGTATTGTCAAAGGTCTGCACAAGACGCTGAAACTGACCGGGCGGCCGGACGATTCCGCCTGCCTGACCGCTGTGTCCAAAAACCAGCCCTGGGAGGTTATACGCCCGGTGCTGGAGGCTGGCCACCGGCGATTTGGAGAGAACCGCGTGCAGGAGGCGATGGAACGCTGGGGGCCGGTAAAGGATCAATATCCCGATCTGACCCTGTGCCTCATCGGGCCGCTTCAGAGCAACAAGGCCGCCGATGCCGTGGCTTTTTTCGATATTATCGAAAGCGTTGACCGGGAAAAAATCGCCCGTGCCATCGCCGATGAGGCGCAAAAGCAGGGCCGCGCCCCGCACATCTATGTGCAGGTCAATATCGGCGAAGAAGCGCAAAAGGCCGGGATTTTGCCCGCTGAGGCCGACGCCTTTATCGCGACGGTGCGTGGCTATGGGCTGGAGCCGCGCGGACTGATGTGTATTCCGCCGGTCGAAGGGCCGCGCGGTCCCTATTTCGCCCTCTTG
Protein-coding regions in this window:
- a CDS encoding Hsp20 family protein, with amino-acid sequence MSRFIVFDSPFLLGFDETRSLIERVSRASDNYPPYNVEALSAHHLRLTVAVAGFTPDTLRLSLQGSQLTLQAFKEPGKAPTETTSREFIHRGIAQRGFTRSFVVGEGFEVEGAVMEYGLLHIDLKRPHAPEDVRIIPITAR
- the rimM gene encoding ribosome maturation factor RimM (Essential for efficient processing of 16S rRNA) — its product is MTELVFVAQVAASFGVRGEFKLISHMDDPLSVLEYNPLYNPRGEPALVITAARVHKGALVVKAEGITDKDKADALKGLKLYVRREDLPEVEDEDDFYITDLIGLEVRGTDGSVIGRLKGVEDFGAGDLLDIQPKGGASYFLMFTRDNVPEVNIGAGYVVISPPDEVVVNEPLPRDEE
- the fsa gene encoding fructose-6-phosphate aldolase, coding for MLIFADTADTALLAELNETGLIDGVTTNPTLIAKSGRNILEVTKEICAMIDGPVSAEVAATEFAQMVAEGEKLAKIADNVVIKVPLTVDGLKATRVFSDQGLMTNVTLCFSVTQALLAAKAGATFVSPFVGRLDDRGEDGMQLIRDIRTVFDNYEFETAILAASLRNTTHVAQAAIAGADCATLPPAVIKAMFQHDLTDKGLETFLADWASTGQSIL
- a CDS encoding YggS family pyridoxal phosphate-dependent enzyme, encoding MSSSPSAENYARIVKGLHKTLKLTGRPDDSACLTAVSKNQPWEVIRPVLEAGHRRFGENRVQEAMERWGPVKDQYPDLTLCLIGPLQSNKAADAVAFFDIIESVDREKIARAIADEAQKQGRAPHIYVQVNIGEEAQKAGILPAEADAFIATVRGYGLEPRGLMCIPPVEGPRGPYFALLRKIAERNGIGHLSMGMSDDFETALRFGSNEIRVGTAIFGSR
- the rimO gene encoding 30S ribosomal protein S12 methylthiotransferase RimO yields the protein MSNAPAASDAPKVGFVSLGCPKALVDSERILTRLKGEGYATAAEYAGADVVVVNTCGFLDSARDESLNAIGEALAENGKVVVTGCLGAEADLIRERFPNVAAVTGAHQYEEVMEAVRRIVPAKPDPFRPLVPENDPGVRLTPKHYAYLKISEGCDHRCSFCIIPSLRGDLASRPVDEVLREAEVLAANGVKELLVVSQDTSAYGLDIRYAEGRWRNDYYKASFEDLSRGLGELGIWVRMHYVYPYPHVNSVIPLMAEGKILPYLDIPFQHASPKVLKAMRRPGNQDKTLERILSWREICPDLTLRSTFVVGFPGETEADFNLLLDWLEAAQIDRVGAFAYENVEGAAARDLPDHVPEEVKQDRLARFMAVASRISAQKLQNKVGQVVDVLVDEIRSDGVVVARTKGDAPEIDGHIYLKGFTGLNAGDYAKAKVTRADAYDLWGEPEGLIKLNRVPTARPAGRTHRLISRI
- a CDS encoding thiamine phosphate synthase, whose product is MTYRTRYAFLMNRARDIARHAHMSSANGRDLPALFYVTDPKRTPYPEEIVAHLPAGAGVIYRHFGDPHATAHARVLRTLCDDNGVKLLIGQDVTLAEEVAADGVHLPERALSKAPDVRERHKDWLITGACHGCETLDLAEVTALDGLFISPIFASQSPSAKGVAPLGLKGIQMFCDLSPVPVLGLGGIGADNAEHLTHSGLAGFGAVEAFQLRRA